A stretch of the Capsicum annuum cultivar UCD-10X-F1 chromosome 8, UCD10Xv1.1, whole genome shotgun sequence genome encodes the following:
- the LOC107880014 gene encoding auxin-responsive protein SAUR50-like yields the protein MAMGKSNKLPQAATLKKILKGCSGWNKKNGYNNEYELPLDVPKGHFAIYVGENRTRHIVPISLLSHPDFQCLLHCAEEEFGFDQDMGITIPCEEVVLSTLISMLR from the coding sequence ATGGCCATGggaaaatcaaacaaactaccaCAAGCTgcaactttaaagaaaattttgaaagggTGTTCGGGTTGGAATAAGAAGAACGGCTACAAtaatgaatatgaacttccactTGACGTCCCAAAAGGACATTTTGCAATTTACGTTGGAGAGAATAGAACTCGACACATCGTACCTATTTCTTTGTTGAGTCACCCTGATTTTCAGTGCCTCCTTCATTGTGCTGAGGAAGAATTTGGCTTTGATCAGGACATGGGCATCACCATTCCTTGTGAAGAAGTTGTTTTGAGCACACTAATTTCCATGCTTCGGTGA
- the LOC107880015 gene encoding auxin-responsive protein SAUR50-like has protein sequence MSIKKSNKLTQAAVLKQIIKRFSSLRKKYVRIHDEDHLPLDVPKGHFAVYVIPISFLTHPEFRCLLRLAEEEFGFDHDMGITIPCEEDVFSSLLSTFR, from the coding sequence atgtccatcaaaaaatcaaacaaactaacACAAGCTGCAGTATTGAAGCAAATTATAAAAAGGTTTTCGAGTTTGCGTAAGAAGTATGTTCGTATCCACGATGAAGACCACCTTCCTCTTGACGTACCTAAAGGACATTTTGCTGTTTATGTAATACCTATTTCATTTTTGACTCACCCCGAGTTTAGGTGCCTCCTTAGACTAGCAGAGGAAGAATTTGGTTTCGACCATGACATGGGAATTACTATTCCATGTGAAGAAGATGTTTTTAGCTCATTACTTTCAACGTTTAGGTAA
- the LOC107879557 gene encoding auxin-responsive protein SAUR50-like → MAIRKSTSSPQVVLFKKIKKRYSSLGKKHCYDDEDHLPLDVPKGHFAVYVGENRIRYIVPISLLTHPDFQCLLRQAEEEFGFDHDMGITIPCEEIVFGSLMSMLT, encoded by the coding sequence ATGGCCATCAGAAAATCAACAAGCAGCCCACAAGTTGtactttttaagaaaattaagaaaaggtATTCGAGTTTGGGTAAGAAGCATTGCTATGATGATGAAGATCACCTTCCCCTTGACGTACCTAAAGGACATTTTGCAGTTTACGTGGGAGAGAATCGAATTCGATATATTGTACCTATTTCATTGCTGACTCATCCTGATTTTCAATGCCTCCTTAGACAAGCTGAGGAAGAATTTGGCTTTGATCATGACATGGGAATTACAATTCCCTGCGAAGAAATTGTTTTCGGCTCATTAATGTCTATGCTTACGTAA
- the LOC107840506 gene encoding auxin-induced protein 15A, with translation MAIRVPRIIKKSSTSLDVPKGHFAVYVGEKQKKRFVIPISYLSQPSFQDLLSQAEEEFGFDHPMGGVTIPCSEDIFIDITSRFKI, from the coding sequence ATGGCTATCCGTGTACCTCGTATAATCAAGAAGTCATCGACATCCTTGGATGTTCCCAAGGGACATTTTGCTGTTTATGTTGGGGAGAAGCAGAAGAAGAGATTTGTAATCCCCATATCATACTTGAGTCAGCCTTCATTTCAAGACTTGCTAAGTCAAGCAGAGGAAGAATTTGGCTTCGATCATCCAATGGGTGGTGTCACAATTCCATGCAGCGAGGACATCTTCATCGACATCACTTCTCGGTTTAAGATTTAA
- the LOC107840513 gene encoding auxin-induced protein 15A-like: MAILRMIKKSSATRDVPKGHFAVYVGEMEKKRFVVPISFLSEPLFQDLLSQAEEEFGFEHPMGGVTIPCSEDLFIDLTSRLRK, encoded by the coding sequence ATGGCTATTCTTCGTATGATCAAGAAGTCTTCAGCAACTAGAGATGTTCCCAAGGGCCATTTTGCTGTGTATGTTGGGGAGATGGAGAAAAAGAGATTTGTAGTCCCCATATCATTCTTGAGTGAACCTTTATTTCAAGACTTGCTAAGTCAAGCTGAGGAAGAATTCGGCTTTGAACATCCAATGGGTGGTGTGACTATTCCATGCAGTGAGGATTTGTTCATTGATCTCACATCTCGACTGAGGAAGTGA